The DNA sequence ATCGTCTCAACCTGCCGCCGGGGCGCTACTATCTGATCGGCAAGAAACAGGAGGAAACCCCTGACGGCCGCCGGCGCATGCTCTTCGGCGAGTGTCCGGCCAATCCCCTGGAGGTCGCCCAAGGCATGAGCCGGGCGCCGAATTTCAGTCTGCGTGAGATGGGGCGTGACGGCGAACTCTCCGGCCGCGCCGACACCGGCGTCAGCGGTCGCCTGACCCTCGCCGGGGCGCCTTTGCCCCGGGGCTTCGTCTATGTCTACACGGAAAACGCCGCCGGACTGACCGGGCCTTCCTACGGTGCCGCCGCCCAGAGCGGCGCGGACGGAACCTTCATTCTCAACCTGCCGCCAGGGCGCTATCACCTCGTCGCCCGCCAGCGCGCCGACGGCTCCCGCGTCGGGGAAGTGGCAGGGGGGGATCTCAACGGCGCCTACCCCGGCAATCCCGTCGAAGTCCAGGCGGGGGTTATCCTACCGCTCGGCGACCTGCCCCTGACCCCGGTCGATGGCGAGCGTCACGCCGCCCGTCGGGCTTCCGGCCCCTTCGCGGCCACCGAGACCCTCCTGCGCGGCCGGATCGTCGATGCCGACCAGCAACCGGTGACGGGAATTTCCGTCTTCGCCTATCTCGACAGCCGCATGGTCGGCAAGCCCAAATACCGCTCGGCCCCGTCCGCCGCCGACGGCGCTTTCGTCCTCTATCTGGATGACGGCGGCACCTACTACCTGGGCGCCCGCGCCGCCCTCGGCGGGCCGCTGGAACCGGGGGAGCGGGTCGGCACCTACGACGGTGATCCCCGTCACGCCGTCGCCGTCGCCCGGGGGGAAGAGCGCGACCTTGGCGCCATCGTCGTGCGGGAGGTCTGGTGATGATCCGGCTGGCGCTGATCTGTTGCCTGATCTGGCCGGGAATGGCCGCCGCCCTGAGCATCGAGCAACCGACCGTTTGGCGGGGGGAGTTGCGTTTCAGTGAAACGGTGCGGGTCGCCCCCGGCGCGGCGCTGACTGTGGAAGCCGGGACAACCGTGCATTTTTCCGGCGGAGCGCTGGAAGTGGCGGGACGGCTGGAAGCGACAGAGGCCCGTTTCACCGGCCCGAACTGGCAAGGGATCGTGCTCAAGGGGGTCGACAGCGACACCCGCCTGACGGATTGCCTCATCGACGGCGCCGACACCGGCGTCGAGGCGATCGGCGGCGCGCCGCGCCTGGAGCGACTGCATCTGCGCGGCAACCGCATCGGCGCGCAACTGGGGAAAAAGAGCACCGCCATCCTCCGCGACAGCCACATCGAAGAGAACTCCCGGGCTGGACTGATCGTCAAGGACGGCGCCGCGCCGACGTTGACCGGCAACCTTTTTGCGGGCAACGGCCTCTTCGGTGCCTACATCGTTCAGGCCAAGCCCCAGGCCTTTCGCGACAACCGTTTCGCCGGGCAGCCGACCGGGCTGAAGATCGCCAACCTCGGCAGCGACCCGGAAATCATCGGCAACCACTTCGAAAGAAACGAGGTCGCCATCCTCGTCGACAAGGCCGCCCGCCCAACCCTCACCGGCAACATCCTCACCGGCAACGGCATCGCCCTGCACCTTTACCGCCGCGCCGACGCGCGGGTGACGGGGAACCGCTTCGCCGACAACAAACTCGCCGTCCTGGCGGAATATTCCTCCTATCCGAAGATCACCGAAAACGATTTCAGCGGCAACGAACGTTCGCTGAAGCTCGCCTTTCAGTCCTCGGCCTGGGAAGCGGCCAACGGTGCCGCCGCCCGCGCCCAGGAATCCCGCCAGGGAGTCTTCGGTCAGGGGAAGCGGCCGGACGACGGCGAGCGCCGTTGGCCGCCGGCCCCCACGGACGGGACCATCGACGCCCGGGACAACTGGTGGGGAACGGCCGGGACCGAGGAACTGGCCACGGCGGCGGGAAAAGACAATCCCTCTTTCATTCTCGACGGCCGCGACACCCCGACCTTCCGCGACGGGGGCAAGGACTACCCCCTCGACCGGGTGCTCTTCAGCCCCTGGCGCGACCGCGCCGCAACCGGAGATTTATCGCCATGAATCGCCTCTGTTTCGCCCTTTTCTTCATCCTTCTTGGCAGCCTTTTCGCCCTGCCGGCCCGGGCCGAAAGTGGCGTGCAAGGGCGCGTCGCCTGGCGCGGCGAGTTGGTCCCCGGCTTACGCGTCCATGCCTATCACAGCATCCCCGACATCGCTTCCGGCAAGGTGGTGGCGGTTTCCTCCCCGGCGGAACAGGACGGCACCTACCGCCTGCTTCTGCCCCCGGGCGACTATTACCTGACTGCCCGCGATTTCGACGGCGCCCCGCTGCCGGGCAAACATTTCTGCTACTATAGCGGCGCCCCGGTGCGAGTGGCGGACGGTGCCTTCACCAACGTCGGCTTCAACCTCATCCGCATCCCCGCCGAGGCCGCGCCGATTCAGGGAGAAACGAGCGGCATCCGCGGGGAGATCAGCTTTCAGGACGAACCGCTGGAGCAGTGCTATCTTTATGTCTACAAAGATCCTTCCAAGGACTTCAAAGGTCCGGCCTATTTCGTCCAGCCGGTGGCCAAGGGGGATTTCCGCCTGCGCCTGCCCCCCGGCGACTACTACCTGCTCGCCCGCAAGCGGGCCAAGGGGGGGCAATACGGTCCCATCGAAATCGGCGATCATTTCAATTACTACTACGGCAACCCGGTGCGGATCGAAGCCGGGCAAACGCGGGAGGTTCGCATCGAAACGATCACCCGCTTGTCGATGCTCGAAGAGGGGGAGAACAACGAGCCGCGCCGCATCACCGGCAAGCTGCTCGATCCCGAGGGAAAACCGGCGAGCGGTCTGCGGGTTCTGGCCTACCGGAACGGGGCAATGACCGGTACCCCCTACATCCTCTCCGCCCCGACCGGCACCGACGGCCGCTTCGAGCTGCCCCTGCCCGACGACGGCCCCTGGCATCTACTGGCGCGGGAGCATCTCGGCGGGCCG is a window from the Desulfuromonas acetexigens genome containing:
- a CDS encoding right-handed parallel beta-helix repeat-containing protein, which gives rise to MIRLALICCLIWPGMAAALSIEQPTVWRGELRFSETVRVAPGAALTVEAGTTVHFSGGALEVAGRLEATEARFTGPNWQGIVLKGVDSDTRLTDCLIDGADTGVEAIGGAPRLERLHLRGNRIGAQLGKKSTAILRDSHIEENSRAGLIVKDGAAPTLTGNLFAGNGLFGAYIVQAKPQAFRDNRFAGQPTGLKIANLGSDPEIIGNHFERNEVAILVDKAARPTLTGNILTGNGIALHLYRRADARVTGNRFADNKLAVLAEYSSYPKITENDFSGNERSLKLAFQSSAWEAANGAAARAQESRQGVFGQGKRPDDGERRWPPAPTDGTIDARDNWWGTAGTEELATAAGKDNPSFILDGRDTPTFRDGGKDYPLDRVLFSPWRDRAATGDLSP
- a CDS encoding carboxypeptidase-like regulatory domain-containing protein → MNRLCFALFFILLGSLFALPARAESGVQGRVAWRGELVPGLRVHAYHSIPDIASGKVVAVSSPAEQDGTYRLLLPPGDYYLTARDFDGAPLPGKHFCYYSGAPVRVADGAFTNVGFNLIRIPAEAAPIQGETSGIRGEISFQDEPLEQCYLYVYKDPSKDFKGPAYFVQPVAKGDFRLRLPPGDYYLLARKRAKGGQYGPIEIGDHFNYYYGNPVRIEAGQTREVRIETITRLSMLEEGENNEPRRITGKLLDPEGKPASGLRVLAYRNGAMTGTPYILSAPTGTDGRFELPLPDDGPWHLLAREHLGGPAAEGEWLGRHGGGAGKAVSLQGKKILDEVTIHVARKTDP